A region of the Pelecanus crispus isolate bPelCri1 chromosome 1, bPelCri1.pri, whole genome shotgun sequence genome:
TGGGTGGTTTCATAGGGGATGCATCTGTGATCTGGAGAAGAGGCACCtgtgtttcttattttcatgGCTCTTGGTGCCTTTGAAGCTGTGAAAGGGAAATCTTAACTAAGGATTTGATCGGACAAAGCGCTGATCACTTCCCTTGCCCTGATTGAGCCAGGAGCAGTTAACACCTCGCAGACACTCTCAGTGTCTGGCTGAGCCATGTATTTGTTGCAtaatcatcgaatcatttaggttaggGAAGACCCTTGAGATCATGGAGTCCAGCGGTTAACCTGGCGCTGCCGAGTCCACCGCTAAGCCACGTCCCCAAGCGCCCCGTGTGcgcgtcttttaaatacctccagggatggggactcagccgcttccctgggcagcctgctccagtgcttgacaacccttttggggaagaaatgtttcctaatagccaatctaagcctcccctggcgcaacctGAGTCCGTTTCCTCTCTTGCTGTCGCTTGTgacctgggaaaagagaccgGCACCCACCtggctacagcctcctttcaggtggttgcAGAGAGGGGTCAGGTCTCTGcgcagcctccttttctccgGGCTAAACAAGCCCCGTTCCCTCAGCCGCAGCACGGCACAGCGCAGCCTGCGCCTGCTCAGGCCAGCGGTGTTGTGGATCACTCGCTCCTCCGTGCCCGGGGCGCTGCCGGGTACGGAGGCGGGGGTAGGAAttggggagaggaggatgtCTTGTTGATTGGAGGTGCAGAGTTTTCTGCAAAGACCGTTGAAGTTGCAAGAGGAGTTCAAAAGAGGCGTATTTTTCTGCTTGACAATTCAACATAGTCAAAGCTCAAcggaatttatttttattttaacaaattacAGTCCTGTTACAAGCAAGGGAAGTAAAGTACATAAAGCAGACTACATCTTTATTTCTATTGGGTACATTCATTGTACACCTATGAATATAGGgatgctatttttaaacacaaatttcaATTTTTGTCAGTTTCAAAACATTACACTGTACTTCCTACATCTTATTTTTGGAATGTGCAATTTTATCCTCGTTGGATGTCCAGTTGCTAGGGTCCTTATTTCCGTTTAGATTTTTCCTGTAGATTGATGCACTcgcttcctctctttctcctgtctACATATCGTTCTCCTTTTCTATTCATTTCCATGTCTTCTTGGCTCTGCAGTCAAAATAGATACACGGGATGTTTTGTGCATAAGTGATTAGAGTGGAACTACATgctctttcagaaacattttaagtagTAAACTTCCAAGACGTGTAGAAGCaacaggggaaataaaaaaaaaaatcatcctaaTATCATTTGCCCATGTTTCAGAATGTTCCGTTGCAGTCTTTTTCCTCTAAAAGCTTCCCGAGCAGATGTTTGAGAACCATGTGGTACTTGCACAGAGAAACCAGATACGGTAGCGAGCCTGGTGAGGGATTACAGAGGGTGCCTTTAGGTGCTTTGCATCTCTGTGGTGCCTCAACAGAATTTGCGTCTCAGACTGGAATCAAAGCGGCCTAACGCTGAGCATGGCACTGCAGGTAcctcttttgcttttgtaaaatcAGTAGTATTGTGAAAATACTAGAAATGGTGGGTTAGTCATACAGGCAAAATGACATGTCCGCAAACACACAAAACTATTAACTGCTCTTTCAGACTACTCAGCATTGCTTAGGatcttgtgggttttggttggggAGGTTTTAAGAGCAATTCTCCCTTTTGTAGGTGGGGAGAGACATGTTGCTCTTGCTGCGAAGAGTGACTTGTAAAACTGTCTATCAAGCAGTTACCTGAATGGTTGTTTTAAACTTGGAGAAGGTTTTTGCATgtggctttcttttcctccaggtTGGTGCATTATGGGATCCTGAATTGTATTTGTCTACAGGAAAAACATAGGCATTGTCTCTTAATTTCAGCTCCAATTGCAGGAAAGACTCTCTTAGCCTGATAtgtgactttaaaaatattacgTTAGCTGAAGCATCAGTGAATGCGTCAGGTGAATGATACAGCACCTCTGAAATACAAGCTAGCGTTCAATACAGACTTTCTGTCTAGCACTTGAAAGATCCCTTGCAGCGTTTCCATTGGGCTCACAGGATCTTCCAAACGAGGCGATTCTGGCACGGACACCCGTGACTCGAACAAAGTGACTGTTCCTGTGGTGAAAACCTTTCCAAAGCCATCAACTGCCTTTCGATTAAATGCATCCATAAGCCAATCTCCGTGTTGGCCTCTGCCTGTGCAAGCAGAGTTTTTGTGCTAGGCAGTTGATTTTGCTTCAGAGTATGCTACCCAATGAGTACGCGTTTTCTGTCAAATTTGGTTAAAATTGAATATTATTAATACTCTGGTTTTCTGTTAATTCCAGCTTAATTCCATGAATTCAAATTCTTCATTGCACAATAATCCTAAAACTTTCAGTTTATGCACAACATGTAAGTATTACCGTAGTTTTCCGTTTGGGTCCAGAATCTTCTCTTGGTGTCAAGCTGATTCTTTTGTTTGGAGCATTTCCCACCATATGGCTCAGGtgctgctgaaaagaaaggcagTGAAAATGGTAGCGGTTGTTCTGATGACAGAAATGCCAATCGCCTCTTTTTTGAGATGCTCTATCCTTTTTTAACCTGGAAAGTTGGAAACTGTCAAATTGATGACATAGCACGTGCTATCAAGAGGACAGGAGAGTGtttcaaagatggaaaaaaggtGAGTGCAACTATCTTCCTGCAGGAATGGCAGGAAGAATGAATTCAGTCCTCTGTCCAACACaaacaatgtggaaaaaaaaaaatataaatcacaAAAAATTACCGTGCCTCTAAATAGATAAGAGAAGTTTGAATAAGCCCTTGCTTATTCAAGATGAAGCATAATCCTAAATAATGAAAGCAATCGTAACTCCATCCTAATGAAAACTGCAGTGAAATCCTGGTTGTGGAAAAATACCGTGCAAGGCAAGGTCATTCCTTCGTCCCCtgttgggaggaaaaaagatgaacaagaaacatttctggagaggaaaaagactGCAAAACTACTTCTCCTACAATGAATATTTAGAGTAAATCGAGAAGCTAAAGGTGGACTATTCTGAGgtttatgaaatatttccaaaacaacaAATCACAAAGGATGCTGTAAAAAGCAGGGATCAGGATATTCGTGCGCATTGGCACATCGTTGCATTCATTGGTCTTTGTTGGGCAGAGAAGTGAATTCCTGCTATGAAGGTGTCTAAACTACTGTTCATGAATGTTCTGCCTGACTGAGTGTGAAGCTTTATAaagctttccatttctgtctACGGGTACTGCTGCAGTCTACTTGTGAAAATTATGCTGGATCAAAGTTACATACATAGCTTCATATTCACCTGCAGggacaaaacagaaagcagagcaatACGGACAGGGATATTTGAGGCATTTTGAGAATCCTGTGTAAGCAGGAACCCACCTGGAGATCCATTGAGCTTTGGTTCTTGGGTGACGGTGACAGAACGGTAGACCACGTATGCTGATCTTCGAGGCTCTGAAGAATTGACATAAgtctttcttccagtttctctCGTGTAAGGAATAGAAGCAGCTGTTTCATCGTCCTTACCTTGACCCCTTTGTTGGTAACTTGGTTTTACTCTGGGGTCTGAAGTGTGAATTCCTGAAAGTGGAAAAGCAAACGGAAACAAACCTGTTGTGCTGTTAACTCAAAACTTGACATATTGCAGGAGACTGGAGGCTGGAAGCCAAGACTAAAACTTGTTCTTTGTGGATAGCCCGATCCAAAGACATTCAGTTATTGTATTTCCCACAGGATGCTCAGCAAAGAGAAGCTGATGATGCTCAAGTCCCTTACCTCCATTTTCAGAGGGTCTGCGGTCTGTTCTGGGAACACTCTCTGTTGGTACTCTCCTTCCTGtactctctccttctctttttgtaTGATTCCGTTTTGTAGGAACTGTAGTCCCATCACCTGGAAAGGCAAGAGAAGGAATCTTTTAGCTGCTTGTGTGTAAGCCCAGGGAATGGCACTGCCattctcttcctcccacccctctgaGCTAGGGATTAGTTCAGTGCAATTTCCTTTAACCACCTCTGGGTTTatattcttctttctcctttgttaGTTACTTGGATCCTGTCTAGAGCAACCTGAGCCCCTGATGTGTCACCCTCACGCTCTCTGAGAAAATACCATAATACACAGCTTAGGGGCGACTGTGGCTCCAAAGTAAAGAACCAGCTACCGATTACCTGCTTGCTCTTTAGCTTCTCGCTTTTCATGAATGATGTATAGGAATCCTACCTGATGGAATTTAAGGTATTTTGAAGATGCGTGTCATCCTAGTACCTAAAGCCTCAGAGAACCGAATTGAAGAAAAGCTTTGGGGAGAGATCTCTATCCTTTTTCCCGGAATGTATCTAATGATAAATAAAGGCATGTCTTAAAAGCTATATTCATGTGTTTGTTACTGGTTTCCTTGTCTATAGTCTAAATATTTCTGGCAAGTATTTAGCTATAGCTTATCAAAACTGTTTTAGACAAACATTTCAAATGCcgaaatgagaagaaaatagttGTGCCCAGTTCTCTTGAACAAGTCAGGCTGGCAAAAACTGTCAGTCGAAAGCCCATGACTTCACCTACCGTTATTATTTGTAAGGGAGACAATTTCTCTCTTCCCATTTATTATTAGCACATCTTCCTACTCCAATCTATTGTTACGTAAAACAGTATGATCAAGATTTTATCCCTGAAATTTACACAAAATGGAGAAGAATatcctttttaatgaaaagtagCAGATCATTTTTCTGCCCAGCAATTTTTGGTGACCGAGCTACGGATTACTCTGGTGTCTTGTTATTGTAGgaatgtctctctctctctcctaaAATGGAATTATACTGTTACTTACTCAGTAAAAAAAAGggatacagatttttttttcagtcatgccACTTGGTCAAGAATGAGGGAGAAACATAATAAGGGCGGTAAATGTTGATTAATTTGTATTCCTTTGACCTTAACTATGTTGGGTAAAGCCCAGCATTCAAAAGGAATTGGAACTCTTTTGTTACTAAAAGACACTTAAAGGGGGTATTTGTTTAATCTAAATTTAGTTATATAGAAGTTTGATGTATCGCTACGTTGTGTCATCGAGAGACCaagacaggcagcagagagcacGGAGCACCTCTGGGAAAGCGACTCATCTCACCTTTCTGTGGCACTACCTTATGATGCAATAAATAGCCCCGTGAGAGTGCCTGTCTCTCTCCATTTACAAGAGAGCGCCTAGCTGAGAAATTTAAACTCCTTTCCTAACCGTAGGGTGGTTAAAATTAGGCTACATAAGTCTTGATCGTGAAGAAAAATTATAGGAAATACCTATGTTGTGTATCTCAGGAAAGTACCCATGGGGTCAGTAGCCTGTTTCTACTTTTTCCATCTACAAGCGATGCAGGCAGTCACCACCTGTGTGAcactgtgtgtgtctgtgtatatatatgggGAAAAACGAGTGAAGTATTTTTACACTCCTTGTAATATGCTCTCTTTTAAAACTCTGTCATAGTTTCTCCCTGTAACAGTAACTTAAAAGGTGGTAAACGTTGTCCAAGAAGGTGAGAAGTACTTGCCTTTCTGCAAGTCTCGCTCGGTAGCTTCCAAGGGTAGTAGCTCATTTTCCTGAGGTGAAGACACAGTTGTTGTCGACTGGTGTTCGTGAGGGTACTGAGTCCTGTAATACGCTCCTAAACATAccccaaaagggaaaaaaaggccaaagGTTACTCTATTGGCAGCATTGGTGTTGAGGAAAGAGTGACTGGCTGCATATTTACCAGATTTATAGCAGATTTCCTTTACTGCTCTTTCCTCTTCAATATCTGCAGCAGTCCTAGGCACCCAGTTAGAAACATCTGTAGGAAAGATTTGTAAAAGATTCCTAGAGAGCTATACAAAGCCCTTCAACAAGTCTTAATAACCAGAGACCAGAATGAATTTTCTGGACAGAAAAATGCTTCCTTAATATGAGGTGTTTGCTAGTGCAATGGAATTGCAGTTACAACGCATATGAAGAAGCTAATGGTTGTTGATTGGAAATGATTCAAAAACATCTTCAGTACTCGTTTTCAACAGACtccttcatttacacccaaaagGAAATCTTCTGATTCAACATGTCACCAGGGAGTGCTTGTCACGAGACCTCTGCCCAAAGTTACTGCCCTGTAATGTGTGCCCGCAGAGCTGGTGAAGTGAGCGCTCCTTACCTGTCTCAGTAAAGACTACTGAGATTAGCAAAGCCCTACTTTGTATGTTGTTTCAAGGAATGTGGCTTACTCCGACTGAAACCCAGTTTGGAAGCACTtccaggcagccctgccagccaaCCCGAAGGGCAGGGGAAAATGAAACGGAGCTTGGGGCTGCCTGAGAGCTAGCAGAGTAATTTGCGGAGTGCACGCATGAGAGTAGGTCGTTCTCTCGCTTTCACGCTGCCCGGGAATGTGCAATTTGTTCCTTCCCTACGAATCTCTCATCTCCAAGTGAGATACATTCACTAGCTTAactacactttaaaaaaatcaaagatagGTCTATAAATATGTACGCATTCAGGTAAACTAGTGGAGTGTTGTATGGACTCTCTTGGCTAGATTGAAGAATAACTTTCTGTAACAAAATGAGACTGCCTATGGAGTttaggaaatgggctgaagaaATGATTGAAGTTGAAGTCACACAAGTATCTTTTGTCACCCAGCCTGTGACTTCACCTTCGGTGATGAGTGTGTACAGCCCCTGTTCAAAAGTTTCTTTCCCAGGAAAGAAGTACCTCCTAAACTTGTAATTTTGTCCCTGAGTTCTGAGAAATTTTGAAGAGTGTTTGATGGCCATCTGAATTGTGGATCACATTTTAAACtctatttaatgaaaaagaggTATGTGAGTTATACCACAATTGAAATATACAGCTGGGTGTTCCCCAGGAGTGAGAAAATGGTGCCCCACTCCCATCTGGTGACTACAAGTTACAATAGTTTGCAGGTTGTTATAATAAAGGAGTTGTGAAGTATCAAAAAACCCATTCTACTTCCttgtaaaggaaagaaaaagctgtttacaGTTCTCTTGATCGTCCTCTTGATCGTCCTCTTCGTCACTGAGGTTTATAATCAGTGGAGGGTGAATTGGTAGTAAAATATCCTCTTGATTTCTGAGTGATCCTTGACGATGGGCTGGATGCAGAATGCCTTCTTGGGCACCCTGCTGCAATGGGGCATCTGCAGAAAAGAACATCATTTTTACAGGAGGGAACTAGAATATCAAATCCAGGTTCAGAGCAGCAGGTATAGTTCTGAAATCATTAGCGCACTGAAAGAATCATTAACTAGACAGACTGTGCCTCTTAGGCAAAATCTTCTGCGGAGGTTGGCAAAAGAGCATCTTGCAGCTACAGGGAATATGAAAAAACCATGCAGCATGGGCACTCAGAGAAAGAGTACTCAAGTTCTCCAAAAAACCCAATGTGCAACGGTGGTTTTCTCCATAAATAATCTGATTTTCACATACTCTACTGCCTTACGCACTGTTACTCTACTTCAGTAGCCTGCATGCAATGATCAAGCCTGATCAATGTTATTCACATCGATGAACTGGAAATGCAGCTGCACACACAGCTCCCGAATCGGATGTTACCTACACAAGGGGTGTCTCATCCATGTACCATGTTGTGCTCTGGCAACAGATACTGCTACTAGTGGCCCTACCagcctcctccccccaccacaCATGCTGCTTTTCACTTCTGTTAAATGATTTCCTGCCTACGAACCATGTTCACTACTGGAGAGATTTAATCTAGCCAATACCCAAGTAAAGCAACATTTTTACTCCACGTGACATGTCACCAATGGGTAGGACGATCGGTAACATGACAGCTAAAGAAATATTCCTGTGGCACCCCTACTCAAATGCCAGGACTGTTCCTTTCTTTGCTGCCTTGAACTTGCTGGGATAGCAGATGATACGCAGTTGATTTGCCATGGTACGTTTCTGGACCTTAATATCTATTACGTAAGCACTGGAAGGCcatttttgtgtatttactTACTCTAAGGACCAAGTTGTTGAGAAACTATGGTTACTCACTGTTAGTAGGTGGCAAAAAGAGTCCTTTTATACTACGAGGTTTGCTATGATGGAAGGGGCAGCTGATCCTCACACAGCCTAAGGGTTGCGTTTCCCAGAAACAGGAGATGTTGGTGTACTTTGGCTGCAGGAGGAAAGAGTTTTCAGACCTTGTACATAAAACAACAAGAAAGGACTAAATGGATTACTACACGGTGTAGTGCTGTGAACAACTGACGGAGATATTGTGGGAGGACGTTCTGATACTTTAGAACATTTAAAGTGATCTTTAAAGGCTAATTGGGAAAAAACTACCAGCATGGATTGGTTTAATTATTTCCTCAATTATTGCTGCTTTGCTCATATGTATAATGACAGTGCTGCTCTCCCTCGATTGATCGGTATGTCGCCAGCTAAAAAGTCTGCACAATATTGCAGAGAGAGCGCTTTCACAACGAGAGGCACTTTGGTTAGTCATACTTAAAACCACTTTTCTGTATCTGTGCCTTATTAAAGTTCAGAGATTTTAGCATCATCTCTGATTACGCCATTCACTTATCCTTATAACCTGAGGCATCTTCCTCAAGCACATGGTAAACCCGTAATTGCAAAGAGGCAAGTGCTCATGAGCGTTCCCCTGAACACAGAAACTCGGGTTTGTATCCCGCATGTGAACCACATCCCAGCCGAGAGCTGTAAATGCCAGGGTGCCGGTTCTTTCTTGCTATCTGAAGGTCGGTTTCACCCGGCTCCAGGCATTCACAGCTGGGTCTAGGAGCAGCGTCTCCAAAAGACGCCACTTCTGGAGTGTACTCAGTACAGCTGGGCCATCCACTGAGACACGCTGGGACACGGATACGTCAGGAAAATCAAGGGTACCAAGCACTCTCAAATCTACAGCATTTACCTGTGCGTAGGGGGAATAAAAAGGGAAACAGCGGTCACTCCCAACTGCGGTCATTTTcgcctctgctgcttctcctccactCTCTTAACACCGGCAGAACATACATGAAAACGTTAAAGCTATCAACATTCGGGCAAATCCCGAGAGCAGGAGTTTCCTTTCAAAACCTGGACCCTCAGAAGCTtagctctgctgcttttgtgaaagaaaactcCCCCAGACAGCGCAATACGCTCCCCCGAAGGAGGGAGCACCTTCTGCAGGCTTGCTGAACCGAGGAAGGCAGTTGCTGTCCGGTATGGAATGTTACCTTTCCATGGTTGGCAACCGCTCCTCCAGCCGCTGACATCAGCATAATGGTTCTATGTGACCTGTCCAGCCTGGACATCTTCCCGTATCGCCATTGCTTCAGAGTAAAGTATGGAAAATCGGACCGTTTCAGAGAGTGTTCCGTGCCGGTGTTTCTTTAACGTAAAATGGCAGAAATCCATTTGGCGGAGCTTAAGTAATGCCCAACTCATTGCCGTAGGAGCTGTGGTGTTAGAAACAAAGCTTTGATAGCACAAAGACAAAGCTTATTCTTTGCCTGTTTTTAACCCAAATCCTTAAACCCCAATGTTTTTCTCACTGTAGCTCGTGCTTTGGATGGGGAAGCTTTGTGCAGCTTCCTGTTAGGACACTGTTAGCTGTTACCTAAGGAACCCTTACGTAGTTGGGgttcattgctttttcttgcttccaTGAGCTCCCTTGGAGATGAACGCTTCAGGTGCCAGTGACTGCGCGGGCACAACTGCTACACGGCTGCCTCAGCGGTGGTTACCGCCAAGCTGGGGAGGAAGTACGAAGACACTGAAACGACTGGAAGTCTTCTCGTCTCTCCAGGAGCCTATCGATTTCTTTGTAACTCAAGTACCAGCGGATGGCCCGGAGACTGACTGCAAAGGGAAATCCGGCACGCCTGGCCGCTGGGACTGGGGCACGGGAGTAAAGTGATTTCTACAGGAATGGTGTCACCTAAGTGCAGAATGAAGCTGCTGACCGGGGTCCAGGTGGGGAGGACTGGCGAGAGCTGTGACCAGAGAAGCGATGTGAAAAGGCTGCCCCAGTTCCGTAAGCCCTGCAAGTGACTGGGGCACACAGGGGAAGGGAAATTCA
Encoded here:
- the LOC142592859 gene encoding uncharacterized protein C12orf50 homolog, with the translated sequence MASENSFLLQPKYTNISCFWETQPLGCVRISCPFHHSKPRSIKGLFLPPTNNAPLQQGAQEGILHPAHRQGSLRNQEDILLPIHPPLIINLSDEEDDQEDDQENYVSNWVPRTAADIEEERAVKEICYKSGAYYRTQYPHEHQSTTTVSSPQENELLPLEATERDLQKGDGTTVPTKRNHTKREGESTGRRVPTESVPRTDRRPSENGGIHTSDPRVKPSYQQRGQGKDDETAASIPYTRETGRKTYVNSSEPRRSAYVVYRSVTVTQEPKLNGSPDKYNSGSHNAPTWRKRKPHAKTFSKFKTTIQKNTPLLNSSCNFNGLCRKLCTSNQQDILLSPIPTPASVPGSAPGTEERVIHNTAGLSRRRLRCAVLRLRERGLFSPEKRRLRRDLTPLCNHLKGGCSQGDTQQQVPYTFSVAMAVYISASDAIPVTVVVAKT